The genomic segment ATGCCGACTTCATTGCGTTGCTGAAAAATATTCACCCGAAAACGCGCACCTTCTGTGGCATAGGCCAAATTCATTTCTAATTTTTTTTCAAATTCCTTTTGCTGCTCGGGATTCATAATCTTAAAAGCCATTTTTTTCACAAATCCTTCGGGTAAAGGATCTTCTTCAATGGGTAACATGCCAAGACTGGTGCGAATGGTGGCGCGTGCGCCTGTCGTGAGAAATAAATCAGAGGCATCTTCTGCCACCATGATATTAAGATATTCCTGGAATTCCATGGTTAATCCCTATTACCGATCACGTCGCTTAATTATTCATTATAGACGCTAATTCTGGTATTGGATTTAGCTTTAAGATTTCAACTGCGCTAATAACGGTTTTTCCATCGTGAGAAAGGTATGTAAGGTATGACCTGATAAGGGCAGGCCACCCGGAAGTTTTACCGTGGCAGGATTTAAATGTTGACCATTTTCGCGAAATTCAAAATGACAATGAGGGCCAGTCGCCAGTCCACTCTCACCCACATAACCAATCACTTGTCCTTGTTTAACCTGCATATCGAGGTGCTCGCCAGGTTTAAAGCGCGCCATGTGCGCGTAGAGTGTGGTTATCCCACGCCCGTGATCAATGACTACTACATTGCCATAACCGTGTTGATGACCACGGAAAATAATTTTGCCAGCCGCTACTGCATAAATAGGTGAGCCGGAAGGTGCGTCTAAATCGATACCTAAATGAGCACGCCAAATATGCAGGATAGGATGCCAGCGGTGCAGGGAAAACGTGGAGGCAATTCGCGTGTAGTGTAGCGGAAAACGCAGAAACGAAGTTTTTAAACTGTGACCGTGCGGATCGTAATAATGATACTCACCATGTTCTGCTAAACCTACTGCGGTAAAAGTGCCTTTATGCGTAATAAATTGCGCGGCTAAAATAGGCCCGTAACGAAAATGTCCATGACCCAAATCATAGCGGTTATAAATAATGTCTACTTTATCTCCTGCACGAATATCACGGGCAAAATTTAATTTCTCAGCAAAAATTTTGCGTAAATGAATCATCATGGATTCGGGTAAATTGTTGTGTTTGAATGCACTCGCCAGAGAATGCTTTATGGTAGCTGTCGCTGCTATTTTTTTCACAGGTAAGGGTATGGTGGTGATTTTTTCTTGAAAGCCTTGGCCATTCGCATTGACTGTTAAGGTTTGGATATTATCCATTTGCGTGAGTAATTGTGATAATTTGCCTGCAGCGGATAATGTTAGCGTGATTTTTTGCTGAGGATGTAAATGGGTTAACGCATATTTAGTGTGAGGCAACTTGAGTAAAGCATGCAATTGTTGATATGGTATATGCAGATCATGAAAAAGATGAGTGATTGTTTGATGAGGTTTTATTCTGATTTCATAAACAGTTGGTTTTTGAGTCGTGGGTGTTGGTGCCAAGAGGTTTATGGCGGGTGGCTTCTCAACTGCTAGATGAGCAGGTGTGTTGGGGGCATGAGCATTCGCTAACTTGGGTAGATGCGGAAGATTGATGGGAATGCTTGCTGTCATTTCAGACGCTGGCTTTTCCAAGGGTTGTTGATGATACCAGTTACCAATAATCACTAAAGACACAATAAGAAGGCCAAGTAAAAACAGTAGGGAACGCTGCATGGTAATTGAGGTTTGCGAATTGGTTGCCATTAGCTAATCCACCTATCAAAACGATACACAAACACTAACCTTAAACCAGACTTGAGTGATAGGTCAATGTTTTCAGGGTAATTTATAACATTTTTAGAGGCAGAAATTTACGAGGAATTAATATCATGCAAAATGTAGATGAACAACTAGAACTTATCACCCGCGGTTGTGAAGAAATCTTAGTTGAAAGCGAATTGCGCGAACGCTTAAAAACGCAAAAGCCATTAACCATTAAAGCCGGTTTTGATCCGACAGCACCAGACCTACATTTAGGCCACACAGTATTAATTAACAAAATGCGGCATTTTCAAGAGTTGGGACATCAGGTTGTTTTTTTAATTGGTGATTTTACTGGCATGATTGGTGATCCCAGTGGTAAAAGTGCGACGCGTCCTCCTTTAACACGTGAGCAAGTACAAGAAAATTCTCGCACCTATCAACAACAAATTTTTAAAATACTCGATCCTAAAAAAACTAAAATTCAATTTAATTCAGAATGGATGAACCAATTAAGCCCGACTGATTTAATCAGTATTGCTGCAAAATACACTGTTGCTCGCATGATGGAACGTGATGATTTTGCTAAACGTTATGCCAGTGGCGCATCTATCGCTATCCATGAATTTTTATATCCGTTATTACAAGGCTACGATTCAGTCGCATTAAAAGCCGATGTGGAATTAGGCGGCACTGATCAAAAATTTAATTTGTTAATCGGACGTGAATTACAAAAACATTATCAACAGCCACCGCAAATTGTGATCACGACACCTTTGCTAGAAGGATTAGACGGTGTAAAAAAAATGTCAAAATCATTAAATAATTATATTGGCATTCATGAACCACCCGATGAAATGTTTGGAAAAATCATGTCAATTTCTGATGATTTAATGTGGCGTTATTTTGAGTTAGTGAGTTTAAAACCTAAAAATGAAATTCAGCGTTATCGTGAATCAATTGCGGAAGGTGCAAATCCACGTGATATAAAATTTGAATTAGCGCATGAAATTGTGACGCGATTTCATAATGTAATTGCAGCCGATCAGGCGAAAACTAATTTTATTGCACGATTTCGTCAAGGCGAAATGCCAAGTGACATAGAAGAAAAAATCATTCGCGTACCGCTCACGGGTTTACCACTGGCGAATATTTTAAAATTAGCAGGACTTGTCGACAGTAGCTCGGATGGGATACGCATGCTAAAACAAGCGGCAGTGAAAATTGATGGGGCTAAGATTTTGGACACCCAGATGCGTTTAATGCCGGGAGTCTCGGTTGTTTTACAAGTAGGCAAAAGACGCTTTGCACGGATCATCACGGAGGCCAGCTCTGATCTACCCTCGTCAGCAGGTTGAGTAAATTACAAATTAAGAGAGTTATTCGACGGGCAAAAAATAATTTAAAAAATTTTAAATTTCTTGTTGACTTTGATTTCAACTTCAAGCAAAGTAGCGCCCCTCAGCCGATGGTGCTGAGGGGAAACAGGGTTAAGGATTAGCACTGTGTTTATTCAGGAAAAACGGAAAAAACTTTTTTGAAAAAAACTTAAAAATAAAGTTGACATCGAAAAAGAAATGAGTAGAATAGGCGCTCCTTGTGACAGAGTTTAAAAAATACGAAAGTCACTGTTCTTTAACAAAATGTTTGAGCCAAGCAATATGTGTGGGTACTGGCTTTAGTCAATTTAGATAGACATAAAGCTTTTTCGTTGGTTGAGCTAATCAATCAACAATCCCTAATTCAGTTGCGTTGCTTTATGTAACGTCTCTGTAAATTA from the Legionellales bacterium genome contains:
- a CDS encoding peptidoglycan DD-metalloendopeptidase family protein, whose product is MATNSQTSITMQRSLLFLLGLLIVSLVIIGNWYHQQPLEKPASEMTASIPINLPHLPKLANAHAPNTPAHLAVEKPPAINLLAPTPTTQKPTVYEIRIKPHQTITHLFHDLHIPYQQLHALLKLPHTKYALTHLHPQQKITLTLSAAGKLSQLLTQMDNIQTLTVNANGQGFQEKITTIPLPVKKIAATATIKHSLASAFKHNNLPESMMIHLRKIFAEKLNFARDIRAGDKVDIIYNRYDLGHGHFRYGPILAAQFITHKGTFTAVGLAEHGEYHYYDPHGHSLKTSFLRFPLHYTRIASTFSLHRWHPILHIWRAHLGIDLDAPSGSPIYAVAAGKIIFRGHQHGYGNVVVIDHGRGITTLYAHMARFKPGEHLDMQVKQGQVIGYVGESGLATGPHCHFEFRENGQHLNPATVKLPGGLPLSGHTLHTFLTMEKPLLAQLKS
- a CDS encoding tyrosine--tRNA ligase, whose protein sequence is MQNVDEQLELITRGCEEILVESELRERLKTQKPLTIKAGFDPTAPDLHLGHTVLINKMRHFQELGHQVVFLIGDFTGMIGDPSGKSATRPPLTREQVQENSRTYQQQIFKILDPKKTKIQFNSEWMNQLSPTDLISIAAKYTVARMMERDDFAKRYASGASIAIHEFLYPLLQGYDSVALKADVELGGTDQKFNLLIGRELQKHYQQPPQIVITTPLLEGLDGVKKMSKSLNNYIGIHEPPDEMFGKIMSISDDLMWRYFELVSLKPKNEIQRYRESIAEGANPRDIKFELAHEIVTRFHNVIAADQAKTNFIARFRQGEMPSDIEEKIIRVPLTGLPLANILKLAGLVDSSSDGIRMLKQAAVKIDGAKILDTQMRLMPGVSVVLQVGKRRFARIITEASSDLPSSAG